The following proteins are encoded in a genomic region of bacterium:
- a CDS encoding LysM peptidoglycan-binding domain-containing protein, whose protein sequence is MQGARWQWRMLVLAGALVALAPAGAGAAPPPPTPPARAQAPRPTSFSYTVQPGDNLNRICGQLRERTGHYSLDDMLVAVRRANDLQTSLLRPGQVLLIPAASQTVTASVARKVADGAEVRGIYLTGPACGVSSVLQRVDRFIAAGGNTVVFDAKDIDGAVSFRSVDPLASWGTGRTAPVIPSLPGMLEQFHRRGLHVVARLAVFLDGDLGSRRPDLALHGPDGAPWSERGCVWLDPEQPEVRAYHLSLALELAKAGVDEVQLDYVRYPTNGWRGDWQGDIQRTALRRQEMIAGFLAAVRDTLQPTGVELSADLFGIMAWERTEDLALTGQHVPTLAALVDVICPMIYPSHFAPGFEGRRQPADEPAWLIGEATRRFRELAGPGVRVRPWLQAFPWRVTNFDGNYIATQVIAARAAGAAGWCLWNPASQYDAALSVLPSLCAPVPATVTALARRPANAAVPSTRP, encoded by the coding sequence ATGCAAGGCGCACGCTGGCAATGGCGGATGTTGGTCCTGGCGGGAGCGCTGGTCGCGCTGGCGCCTGCCGGCGCCGGGGCCGCGCCACCACCGCCGACCCCGCCGGCCCGCGCCCAAGCACCCCGCCCCACCTCGTTCAGCTACACGGTCCAGCCCGGTGACAACCTCAACCGCATCTGCGGCCAGCTCCGCGAACGCACCGGCCACTACTCGCTGGACGACATGCTCGTCGCCGTGCGGCGCGCCAACGACCTGCAGACCAGCCTGCTGCGCCCGGGACAGGTACTGCTCATCCCGGCGGCAAGCCAGACCGTGACCGCCTCGGTGGCGCGCAAGGTGGCCGACGGGGCCGAGGTTCGCGGCATCTACCTGACCGGCCCAGCCTGCGGCGTCAGCAGTGTCCTGCAGCGCGTCGATCGCTTCATCGCGGCCGGCGGCAACACCGTGGTGTTCGACGCCAAGGACATCGACGGAGCCGTCAGTTTCCGGAGCGTCGACCCCCTGGCGAGCTGGGGCACCGGTCGCACGGCGCCCGTGATCCCGTCGCTGCCGGGCATGCTCGAGCAGTTCCACCGCCGCGGGCTGCACGTTGTGGCGCGGCTGGCGGTGTTCCTGGACGGCGATCTCGGCTCGCGCCGGCCCGACCTGGCGCTGCACGGTCCCGACGGCGCGCCCTGGAGCGAGCGCGGCTGCGTCTGGCTGGACCCGGAACAGCCCGAAGTGCGGGCGTACCACCTGTCGCTGGCGCTGGAGCTGGCGAAGGCGGGCGTCGACGAGGTGCAACTCGATTACGTCCGGTACCCGACCAACGGCTGGCGCGGTGACTGGCAGGGCGATATTCAACGCACTGCCCTGCGCCGGCAGGAAATGATCGCCGGGTTCCTGGCGGCCGTACGCGACACGCTCCAGCCGACCGGGGTCGAGCTGTCGGCGGACCTGTTCGGGATCATGGCCTGGGAGCGGACCGAGGACCTGGCCCTGACCGGCCAGCACGTACCGACACTGGCGGCGCTGGTCGACGTCATCTGCCCGATGATCTACCCGTCGCACTTCGCGCCGGGCTTCGAGGGGCGCCGCCAACCGGCCGACGAGCCGGCCTGGCTTATCGGCGAGGCCACGAGGCGCTTCCGCGAACTGGCCGGCCCCGGCGTTCGCGTGCGGCCGTGGCTGCAGGCCTTCCCCTGGCGTGTGACCAATTTCGACGGGAACTACATCGCCACGCAGGTCATCGCGGCCCGCGCCGCGGGCGCCGCCGGGTGGTGCCTGTGGAACCCGGCCAGCCAGTACGATGCCGCCCTGTCCGTGCTGCCGTCACTCTGCGCACCCGTGCCGGCGACGGTGACGGCGCTGGCGCGCCGCCCGGCCAACGCCGCAGTGCCCAGTACGCGCCCCTAG
- a CDS encoding PAS domain-containing protein, whose translation MRRGTLLWATLTPLLSILLVTLVLVTALAGRAARNFFLERTDAQLESLVIIAAPRAAALAGAGDEAGLQALCAELGAAAGVRVTVVGADGRVLGDSVDRPARMENHRDRPEVSEALAGRTGHSARYSSTRAERLLYVAAPAVAAGTGEHLAVRAAVSVASIDARLRVMYRQTALAGLGIALLAALLGYLRARTLGRALQRVQAGAEAFAAGDLGGRLVAAETEEIAAVTEAMNRMANQLGERIATIERQRGELEAVLTSMTEGVLAIDANEMVIGLNAAGAQLLAITPERAVGRSIQEVGRHPDLTQMTLMVLDGAPRLERDVQLGPLADTWLQVRASALLGADGGRLGVLLVLNNVTRLRKLETMRRDFVANVSHELKTPITSIKGFVETIIDEPPEDEADLRRFLEIVRRQADRLDSIITDLLALSRLEQDAEGGGIELLDSALAPVLERVVRDLAARRPAQAPRVRLECPGVTNARINAPLLEQAVTNLLENALKYSPSETSVVIGCSTVDGHVRVTVSDNGPGIAAEHLPRLFERFYRVDKARSRQLGGTGLGLAIVKHIAQAHGGRAEVASEVGRGSTFTIILPGAEAS comes from the coding sequence ATGCGGCGCGGCACGCTCCTGTGGGCGACGCTCACTCCCCTGCTTTCAATCCTCCTGGTAACGCTGGTGCTGGTAACCGCACTGGCCGGCCGCGCCGCCCGCAATTTCTTCCTGGAACGCACCGACGCCCAGCTCGAAAGCCTGGTCATCATAGCGGCCCCTCGTGCCGCAGCGCTGGCCGGTGCAGGCGATGAAGCCGGCCTGCAGGCGCTGTGTGCCGAACTGGGCGCGGCTGCCGGCGTGCGGGTGACGGTGGTCGGCGCCGACGGCCGCGTGCTGGGCGATTCGGTGGACCGTCCGGCCCGCATGGAGAACCACCGCGACCGGCCGGAGGTGTCGGAAGCCCTGGCCGGGCGGACCGGGCACAGCGCGCGCTACAGTTCGACCCGCGCCGAACGGCTGCTCTATGTGGCCGCGCCTGCCGTTGCGGCCGGGACCGGCGAACACCTGGCGGTACGGGCGGCAGTGTCGGTGGCGTCGATCGATGCCCGCCTGCGCGTGATGTACCGCCAAACGGCCCTGGCCGGCCTGGGCATTGCACTGCTGGCGGCGCTGCTGGGGTACCTGCGTGCGCGCACGCTGGGGCGCGCGCTGCAGCGCGTGCAGGCCGGCGCCGAGGCTTTCGCGGCCGGCGACCTGGGCGGGCGGCTGGTCGCAGCCGAGACCGAGGAGATCGCCGCCGTGACCGAAGCCATGAACCGCATGGCGAACCAGCTCGGCGAACGCATCGCCACCATCGAGCGCCAGCGCGGCGAGCTGGAAGCGGTCCTGACCAGCATGACCGAGGGCGTGCTGGCGATCGATGCGAACGAGATGGTCATCGGCCTGAACGCGGCCGGCGCGCAATTGCTGGCCATCACGCCCGAACGCGCCGTCGGGCGCAGCATCCAGGAAGTCGGTCGCCATCCGGACCTGACGCAGATGACGCTGATGGTGCTCGACGGGGCGCCGCGGCTCGAGCGCGACGTGCAACTCGGGCCGCTGGCGGACACCTGGCTGCAGGTGCGGGCCTCGGCCCTGCTCGGCGCCGACGGTGGCCGTCTCGGTGTGCTGCTGGTTCTGAACAACGTGACCCGGCTCCGCAAGCTCGAGACGATGCGCCGCGACTTCGTGGCCAACGTCTCGCACGAGCTGAAGACACCGATCACCTCGATCAAGGGCTTCGTCGAGACCATCATCGACGAGCCGCCCGAGGACGAGGCCGACCTGCGGCGGTTTCTGGAGATCGTCCGGCGACAGGCCGACCGGCTCGACTCGATCATCACCGACCTCCTGGCACTCTCCCGGCTGGAGCAGGACGCCGAAGGGGGTGGCATCGAGCTCCTCGACAGTGCGCTGGCCCCCGTTCTCGAGCGCGTCGTCAGGGACCTGGCCGCGCGGCGCCCGGCCCAGGCGCCGCGGGTCCGCCTGGAATGCCCTGGAGTCACGAACGCCCGGATCAATGCACCATTGCTTGAACAGGCGGTCACGAACCTGCTGGAGAACGCCCTCAAGTACAGCCCGTCGGAAACATCCGTGGTCATCGGCTGTAGTACGGTCGACGGACATGTCCGGGTGACGGTCAGCGACAACGGCCCGGGCATCGCAGCCGAGCACCTGCCCCGTCTCTTCGAGAGGTTCTATCGCGTCGACAAGGCCCGCAGCCGGCAACTGGGCGGCACGGGACTGGGACTGGCCATCGTCAAGCACATAGCCCAGGCACACGGCGGCCGCGCGGAAGTGGCCAGCGAAGTGGGTCGCGGCAGCACATTCACGATCATCCTGCCCGGAGCGGAGGCTTCATGA
- a CDS encoding response regulator transcription factor — MANEHVLIVEDDEDIAELLEYNLARQGYRPSCAGTGEEGLREAREGKPDLILLDLMLPGLSGLDVCRALKDSEATAGIPVIMLTAKGEEEDIVAGFNAGADDYVTKPFRPKILLARVQAVLRRGAAARADGEEPLQVGPLLIHPGRHEVADGNGAVDLTRTEFRILQFLASRPGWVFTRSQIVRAVHGDDYPVTGRSVDVQVAALRRKLGDSGAMIHTVRGVGYKMGD, encoded by the coding sequence ATGGCCAATGAACACGTGCTCATCGTCGAGGACGACGAAGACATCGCCGAACTGCTCGAGTACAATCTGGCGCGCCAGGGCTACCGCCCCAGCTGTGCCGGCACGGGCGAAGAGGGGTTGCGCGAAGCGCGCGAAGGCAAGCCCGACCTGATCCTGCTGGACCTGATGCTGCCCGGCCTTTCGGGACTGGACGTCTGCCGCGCCCTCAAGGACTCCGAGGCGACCGCGGGCATCCCGGTCATCATGCTCACGGCCAAGGGCGAGGAGGAGGACATCGTGGCCGGTTTCAACGCCGGAGCCGATGACTACGTCACCAAGCCCTTCCGGCCGAAGATCCTGCTTGCCCGCGTCCAGGCCGTCCTGCGGCGCGGCGCCGCTGCCCGCGCGGACGGGGAGGAACCGCTTCAGGTCGGGCCTCTCCTCATCCATCCGGGACGCCACGAAGTGGCCGACGGCAACGGCGCGGTTGACCTCACGCGCACGGAGTTTCGCATCCTCCAGTTCCTGGCCTCCCGGCCCGGATGGGTCTTCACCCGCAGCCAGATCGTCAGGGCCGTGCACGGGGACGACTATCCCGTCACCGGCCGGTCGGTCGATGTGCAGGTCGCCGCACTGCGCCGCAAGCTGGGCGACTCCGGTGCGATGATTCACACGGTGCGCGGCGTGGGCTACAAGATGGGTGACTAG
- a CDS encoding phosphate ABC transporter substrate-binding protein yields MTRKSFLVRTVFLTVALTAVAATAAVVVDAALPAYKKAGTAAGNLKSIGSDTMNNEMALWAEGFRGFHPEVKIEVEGKGSSTAPPALIAGTSHFGPMSRSMKGEEVDQFEKQFGYKPTQLRTSIDMLAVYVHKDNPLKGLTLQQVDAIFSKTLKGGYGKQIATWGDLGLTGEWKDKPISLYGRNSASGTYGYFKEHALFKGDFRDEVKEQPGSSSVVQGVATDKYGIGYSGIGYKTSDVRALPLSAEKGAVTSFVGADPENAYSGDYPMSRFLYLVVNYKPGSQLDDVRREFVRFIFSREGQEVVVKDGYLPVPAAVAREELTSVGIKPGF; encoded by the coding sequence ATGACGCGCAAGAGTTTCCTGGTCCGCACCGTTTTCCTGACGGTGGCCCTCACAGCCGTTGCTGCGACCGCCGCGGTCGTCGTCGATGCTGCTCTGCCGGCCTACAAGAAGGCGGGCACCGCCGCCGGCAACCTCAAGAGCATCGGCTCGGACACGATGAACAACGAGATGGCCCTGTGGGCCGAGGGCTTCCGGGGCTTCCACCCCGAGGTCAAGATCGAGGTCGAGGGCAAGGGCAGTTCGACCGCGCCGCCGGCCCTCATCGCGGGCACCAGCCACTTCGGCCCCATGAGCCGCTCGATGAAGGGCGAGGAAGTCGACCAGTTCGAGAAGCAGTTCGGCTACAAGCCCACGCAGCTGCGCACGAGCATCGATATGCTGGCCGTCTACGTGCACAAGGACAACCCGCTCAAGGGATTGACGCTCCAGCAGGTCGATGCGATCTTCTCCAAGACCCTCAAGGGCGGCTACGGCAAGCAGATCGCCACCTGGGGCGACCTCGGCCTGACCGGCGAGTGGAAGGACAAGCCCATCAGCCTGTACGGCCGCAACAGCGCCTCGGGCACCTACGGCTATTTCAAGGAGCACGCCCTGTTCAAGGGCGACTTCCGTGACGAGGTCAAGGAGCAGCCGGGCAGCAGTTCGGTGGTCCAGGGCGTGGCAACCGACAAGTACGGCATCGGTTACAGCGGCATCGGCTACAAGACCTCCGATGTGCGCGCGCTGCCGTTGTCGGCGGAAAAGGGTGCCGTCACCAGCTTCGTCGGCGCCGACCCCGAGAACGCCTACAGCGGTGACTATCCGATGTCGCGGTTCCTGTACCTCGTCGTCAACTACAAGCCGGGAAGCCAGCTTGACGATGTGCGCCGCGAGTTCGTACGGTTCATCTTCAGCCGCGAGGGCCAGGAAGTCGTCGTCAAGGACGGCTACCTGCCGGTGCCGGCGGCGGTGGCCCGTGAAGAGTTGACGTCCGTCGGCATCAAGCCCGGCTTCTAG
- the phoU gene encoding phosphate signaling complex protein PhoU, giving the protein MKIHLQRELDALRKRVFHLCSLVEDNLAMAIQAVQKPDDGAAEVIRRRDREIDELEVQVEEECLKILALYHPVAADLRYLVSVLKLNADIERIGDLAVNIAGATRRAGDADMPAAVSDKLSTLAAKSRAMLRLSLEALMDLDTTRARLVLAADDEVDALYHELAGMLQEQMVATPREANSVFCWLLAAKSMERVGDHATNIAEDTIYTVEGEIIRHGLG; this is encoded by the coding sequence ATGAAGATTCATCTGCAGCGCGAGCTCGACGCCCTGCGCAAGCGTGTGTTCCACCTGTGTTCGCTCGTCGAGGACAACCTGGCCATGGCCATCCAGGCCGTGCAGAAGCCGGATGACGGCGCCGCCGAGGTGATTCGCCGGCGCGACCGCGAGATCGACGAGCTGGAGGTCCAGGTCGAGGAGGAATGCCTCAAGATCCTGGCGCTCTACCACCCGGTGGCCGCCGACCTGCGCTACCTGGTCTCGGTGCTGAAGCTGAATGCGGACATCGAGCGGATCGGCGACCTGGCCGTGAACATCGCCGGCGCCACGCGCCGCGCGGGCGACGCCGACATGCCAGCAGCGGTCAGCGACAAGCTGAGCACCCTGGCCGCGAAATCGCGGGCCATGCTGCGGCTGAGCCTCGAAGCGTTGATGGACCTGGATACGACGCGCGCGCGGCTGGTGCTCGCGGCCGACGACGAGGTCGACGCGCTCTACCACGAGCTGGCGGGCATGCTGCAGGAGCAGATGGTCGCCACGCCGCGCGAGGCCAACTCCGTGTTCTGCTGGCTGCTGGCGGCCAAGAGCATGGAACGGGTGGGCGACCACGCCACCAACATCGCCGAGGACACCATCTATACCGTCGAGGGTGAGATCATCCGTCACGGACTGGGCTAG